The following nucleotide sequence is from Gordonia jinghuaiqii.
CGGCCACGGAGGAACTGCGGCTGCTCTACTGCGGACCGGTGACGTACCTTCCGGCCGACCAGACCGTCTTCGACGCCCGCGAGTTGAACCGGTTCACCGACCCCCACCCGGCCCGACCGTCACCAGGGTCGGGACAGACACAGCTGTCCACCGCGATGACGCTGTTCTGGTCGCTCTCGTTCGCCATCAGGGCTGCCGACTGGCTCGAGCTCGGCGGATTCCACCCCGGATACCGCGGGTACGGGGGCGAGGACACCGACTTTGCGATGTCCGCGGCGCACAACGGATTTCGGATCGCGTGGGTGGGTGGGGCGCACGCCTACCATCAGCATCATCCGGTGTCGGACCCGCCCGTGGAGCATCTGGCCGACATCCTGCGCAACGCACGGGTGTTCCACCGCCGGTGGGGCCGATGGCCAATGGAGGGATGGCTGAACGCCTTCGCCGACCGGGGACTCGTCGCCTACGATGCTTCCGCCGACGACTGGCTGACCGCCGATGATCAGCGGCGGAACTTCGAGAACCGGATCGTCACGGGGCGGGCCTTGTCACCGGCGCCGGATAGCGGTTCGCCGTAGGAGATCGTGTGGGTGTCGGTGACCGTCTGCACGATCCGCCACCCGAAGGTCGACTGGTTCAGTGCCACGCCCTGGACGAGC
It contains:
- a CDS encoding galactosyltransferase-related protein, which translates into the protein MTGDRQETVAVITIASGRHDHLGRQLDAFDHSTVRPDVHIVVAMDDPGVEEVAAAHRIRAVPFRCDEPGTLQLADARNAGAAAAIAAGASILVFLDVDCIPEPLMLERYLRSCAATEELRLLYCGPVTYLPADQTVFDARELNRFTDPHPARPSPGSGQTQLSTAMTLFWSLSFAIRAADWLELGGFHPGYRGYGGEDTDFAMSAAHNGFRIAWVGGAHAYHQHHPVSDPPVEHLADILRNARVFHRRWGRWPMEGWLNAFADRGLVAYDASADDWLTADDQRRNFENRIVTGRALSPAPDSGSP